From the genome of Hydrogenophaga sp. PBL-H3, one region includes:
- a CDS encoding SDR family NAD(P)-dependent oxidoreductase, translated as MVTGGASGIGEACIRMFAAEGASVVVADLLDEEAGVLCRAIRDEGGKATFIHLDVSQEAQWSAAIYELREKLGRLDVLVNSAGISGFVHDRENTAYLDRIMAIHLRGCFLAIKHGAPAIARSGGGAIVTLSSIAAYEGFEGQHMGYNAAKAGVLAMTRCAAGEYARQGVRVNSVVPGLMTPMRTSVVSADPVMRARFFERVPINREGTAEEAAKAVLFLSSDEASYLTGADLVVDGGYTAYTY; from the coding sequence ATGGTCACTGGAGGTGCCAGCGGGATCGGCGAGGCGTGCATTCGAATGTTTGCCGCTGAAGGAGCGTCAGTAGTCGTAGCAGACCTCCTGGATGAGGAGGCCGGTGTACTGTGTCGGGCGATCCGGGACGAGGGCGGAAAAGCGACGTTCATTCATCTTGACGTCTCGCAGGAAGCGCAATGGTCGGCAGCGATCTATGAGCTCCGGGAGAAACTGGGACGCCTGGATGTGCTGGTCAACAGCGCCGGTATCAGCGGCTTCGTGCACGATCGTGAAAACACGGCGTACCTAGACCGCATCATGGCTATCCATCTGCGGGGTTGTTTCCTAGCGATCAAACACGGAGCGCCTGCGATCGCCCGATCCGGAGGCGGCGCCATCGTGACACTGTCCTCGATTGCCGCCTATGAGGGCTTCGAGGGTCAGCACATGGGCTACAACGCTGCAAAAGCCGGTGTGCTTGCCATGACACGCTGCGCTGCAGGCGAATACGCCCGCCAAGGTGTGCGTGTGAACAGCGTGGTGCCTGGGCTCATGACACCGATGCGCACCTCGGTGGTATCTGCCGATCCAGTCATGCGGGCCCGCTTTTTCGAGCGTGTGCCGATCAACCGCGAGGGAACTGCCGAGGAGGCGGCCAAGGCTGTCCTGTTCCTCAGCTCAGACGAGGCCTCGTACCTCACCGGCGCTGACTTGGTGGTTGACGGCGGCTACACCGCCTATACCTACTGA
- a CDS encoding alpha/beta hydrolase has protein sequence MSSIVLVHGAWSAAWAWRDFRALLTCGGETVFTPTLTGLGERRHLLTPKIELEDHIQDICEGLFMEDLQDVMLVGHSYGGMVITGVADRMPDRVRHLVYVDAFMPDDGECVLDLMPSAQVAMLRDDVDRNGAGWLIPASPLPADTPPEAVQFAQQRRGPQPMKTFTLPIKLTGRCRTLPTTYVYCTRTNVYDTFSLSAQRARERSICQFLTLDASHNPHLTQSRALQKILQACRSGHATGVES, from the coding sequence ATGAGCAGCATTGTTCTCGTTCACGGTGCATGGTCGGCGGCTTGGGCATGGCGTGACTTCCGTGCGCTGCTGACATGCGGCGGAGAGACAGTCTTTACACCGACGCTCACAGGACTGGGCGAACGTCGGCACTTGCTCACACCAAAGATTGAGCTGGAAGACCACATCCAGGACATCTGCGAAGGCCTGTTCATGGAGGATCTGCAAGACGTCATGCTGGTGGGCCACAGCTACGGTGGCATGGTGATCACGGGCGTCGCCGACCGCATGCCCGACCGGGTGCGGCACCTGGTCTATGTCGACGCTTTTATGCCAGACGACGGTGAATGTGTCTTAGACCTAATGCCATCCGCTCAAGTGGCCATGCTCCGTGACGACGTTGATCGGAATGGTGCGGGGTGGCTGATCCCCGCGTCCCCATTGCCAGCAGATACACCACCCGAGGCAGTGCAGTTCGCACAACAGCGCCGCGGGCCCCAACCCATGAAGACGTTCACGTTGCCAATCAAACTGACCGGGCGATGTCGAACACTTCCGACGACCTACGTTTATTGCACGCGCACCAATGTCTACGACACCTTCAGCCTTTCGGCTCAACGGGCTCGAGAGAGATCCATCTGCCAGTTTCTTACCTTGGACGCATCCCACAACCCCCACCTCACACAGTCGCGAGCGCTGCAGAAGATCCTGCAGGCCTGCCGATCAGGACACGCGACTGGAGTCGAATCATGA
- a CDS encoding DUF6166 domain-containing protein produces MKTYSGDRTIDGVIVLVNQAHLLPDTSGAIFSDTGFEWGYDGPGPRQLAYTILIDHLGDTSRAKALVPRFVEGCVARLDNEWSISSADIEAVLNSPERTGQRA; encoded by the coding sequence ATGAAGACCTACTCGGGCGATCGAACTATCGACGGTGTGATCGTGCTCGTGAACCAAGCCCACTTGCTGCCTGATACGAGCGGAGCGATTTTTTCGGACACTGGGTTCGAATGGGGGTACGACGGCCCGGGCCCGCGCCAGCTCGCGTACACCATCTTGATCGATCACCTCGGTGACACGAGCCGAGCCAAGGCGCTGGTTCCGAGATTTGTCGAAGGCTGTGTCGCCAGGCTCGACAACGAGTGGTCGATCTCGAGCGCCGATATCGAGGCTGTACTGAATTCGCCCGAACGAACGGGCCAACGCGCCTGA
- a CDS encoding sterol desaturase family protein produces the protein MELVNTIMGKRQRKYRATYRERVAGWYNGWLHVMIIYLAGSIALYIYGANTVNVQWWEWLALPFGFVSYQTSEYILHMYVMHRPRKNVVLRALYIRHTLMHHQFFTKEEMRFADHKDWRVTFFPPFTMLGLTLLSIIPSLAAGIIISENVGWLLMAAFTASYMFYELIHFCCHIDDNWLIRNMPLINTARRHHTAHHDHQLMMSVNMGIGTALPDWMMGTSDLDRGFWGHLFNGYDESHVRPGLQKSFNAAGTRPVPNRQAAERN, from the coding sequence ATGGAACTTGTCAATACAATCATGGGAAAACGGCAGCGGAAGTATCGCGCGACGTATCGCGAGAGAGTCGCCGGCTGGTACAACGGGTGGCTGCACGTCATGATCATCTATCTCGCCGGTTCCATTGCCTTGTACATCTATGGTGCGAACACGGTAAATGTGCAGTGGTGGGAGTGGCTGGCGCTGCCCTTCGGGTTCGTCAGTTACCAGACCTCCGAGTACATACTGCACATGTATGTCATGCACCGCCCGCGAAAGAACGTAGTGCTGAGGGCGCTATATATCCGCCACACGTTGATGCACCACCAGTTCTTCACCAAGGAGGAAATGCGATTCGCAGACCACAAAGACTGGCGGGTCACATTCTTCCCGCCATTTACGATGCTTGGCCTGACGCTCTTGTCGATCATCCCGTCCTTGGCGGCGGGCATCATAATTTCGGAGAACGTCGGTTGGTTGCTAATGGCCGCATTCACTGCGAGCTACATGTTCTACGAACTCATCCACTTCTGCTGCCACATTGATGACAACTGGCTGATCCGTAACATGCCTCTCATCAACACGGCTCGACGACACCACACGGCGCACCATGACCATCAGCTAATGATGAGTGTGAATATGGGCATCGGCACTGCACTTCCGGATTGGATGATGGGCACTTCCGACCTTGATCGCGGATTCTGGGGACACTTGTTCAACGGCTACGACGAGAGTCACGTTCGCCCTGGCCTGCAGAAATCGTTCAATGCAGCAGGCACACGTCCAGTGCCGAATCGGCAGGCGGCCGAACGCAACTAA
- the tnpA gene encoding IS66-like element accessory protein TnpA, protein MNEAKKKTRRRYGADLKQQILAECAEPGASAAGIALSHGINANVVHKWRRQDGSALPALQAPAFVPVPLQPAPCAPAPDIRIELRRGATSVSVNWPLESAEQCAIWMRELLK, encoded by the coding sequence ATGAATGAAGCCAAGAAGAAGACCCGCCGACGGTACGGCGCCGATCTCAAGCAGCAGATCCTTGCCGAGTGCGCCGAGCCAGGTGCCTCGGCGGCCGGCATTGCCCTGTCACACGGCATCAACGCGAATGTCGTGCACAAATGGCGCCGCCAGGATGGCAGCGCGCTGCCTGCACTGCAGGCTCCCGCATTCGTTCCGGTGCCGCTGCAGCCAGCGCCGTGCGCACCTGCACCGGACATCCGCATCGAGCTGCGTCGTGGCGCTACCAGCGTGTCAGTGAATTGGCCCCTTGAGTCGGCCGAGCAGTGCGCCATCTGGATGCGAGAGTTGCTCAAGTGA
- the tnpB gene encoding IS66 family insertion sequence element accessory protein TnpB (TnpB, as the term is used for proteins encoded by IS66 family insertion elements, is considered an accessory protein, since TnpC, encoded by a neighboring gene, is a DDE family transposase.), which produces MWLATEPLNMRSGTETALARMVSVFGAARPHHAYLFASRRANRMKVLVHDSIGVWLAARRLNSGKLVLPRDAASTASLSDAQFDALVLGLPWQRLGDGGVITVV; this is translated from the coding sequence ATGTGGCTGGCCACCGAGCCGCTGAACATGCGATCGGGCACCGAGACCGCGCTGGCGCGCATGGTGTCGGTCTTCGGTGCGGCGCGTCCGCACCACGCCTACCTGTTCGCCAGCAGAAGAGCCAACCGCATGAAGGTACTGGTGCACGATAGCATTGGTGTGTGGCTGGCAGCGCGGCGCCTGAACAGCGGCAAGCTCGTCTTGCCGCGTGATGCAGCAAGTACCGCCTCGCTCAGCGACGCGCAGTTCGATGCGCTGGTGCTGGGCCTGCCTTGGCAGCGCCTTGGCGACGGTGGTGTCATCACCGTGGTCTGA
- a CDS encoding cupredoxin domain-containing protein, protein MLAQGFVSRIAVLAASLALSCGAAQAADMEVPLVIKNHRFEPAELKVPVGQRAKLIVHNQDSTPEEFESHSLNREKVIPAGAKATIFIGPLKAGRYDFFGEYNQATAKGVVVAE, encoded by the coding sequence ATGCTCGCCCAAGGATTCGTATCCCGGATTGCCGTCCTCGCCGCCAGCCTCGCCCTGTCCTGCGGCGCCGCGCAGGCTGCAGACATGGAAGTGCCGCTTGTCATCAAGAACCACCGCTTCGAGCCAGCCGAGCTGAAAGTGCCCGTGGGCCAGCGGGCCAAGCTGATCGTGCACAACCAGGACAGCACGCCGGAGGAGTTCGAGAGCCATTCGCTGAACCGCGAAAAGGTCATTCCTGCGGGCGCGAAGGCGACGATCTTCATCGGTCCGCTCAAGGCCGGTCGCTACGACTTCTTCGGCGAATACAACCAGGCGACGGCCAAGGGCGTCGTCGTCGCCGAGTGA
- a CDS encoding IS110 family transposase, with the protein MNEITGVRITRVGVDLAKQVIQVHAVDASGQRVAARAIKREQFFAWCTQLPTGCVVAMEACSSAHYWARKLRAQGLEPRLIAAHFVTPYRMEGKGGKNDATDAAAICEAASRPSMRFVPIKTCEQQGVMSLHRVREGLKEERTACINQIRGVLTEFGLVFGKSPKVLRAVLTDIIEDASNELSTMARLVLQRAFEHWRELDEHMRWCDRQVGLHVRSSPAAKRAAKVIGIGELGASALTAGVGDFTQFKSGHQFGAWLGVVPRQASSGGTIRLGRITKRGDDYLRTLLIQGAKAAVMSADKRDDPISRWLAQLTVRVGWQKACVAMANKNARILWAVMTREEGFNSEHISIKPHAKQQEGKAVVDPASICAAGVA; encoded by the coding sequence ATGAACGAGATTACAGGAGTACGGATTACGCGGGTCGGTGTTGACCTTGCCAAGCAAGTGATTCAAGTCCACGCGGTGGATGCATCGGGCCAGCGAGTGGCAGCGCGGGCGATCAAGCGCGAGCAGTTCTTCGCCTGGTGCACGCAATTGCCCACGGGCTGCGTAGTGGCAATGGAGGCATGCTCGAGCGCGCACTACTGGGCTCGCAAGCTGCGCGCGCAGGGGTTGGAGCCGCGGCTTATCGCGGCCCACTTCGTCACCCCCTACCGCATGGAAGGAAAAGGCGGTAAGAACGACGCCACCGACGCTGCGGCGATCTGCGAGGCGGCCTCGCGACCGAGCATGCGCTTCGTGCCGATCAAGACGTGCGAGCAGCAGGGCGTGATGAGCCTGCACCGGGTACGCGAAGGTCTGAAGGAAGAGCGCACTGCCTGCATCAACCAGATCCGCGGTGTCCTGACCGAGTTCGGTCTGGTGTTCGGAAAAAGCCCCAAGGTCTTGCGCGCCGTACTGACCGACATCATCGAAGACGCGAGCAACGAGCTCAGCACGATGGCGCGCCTGGTGCTACAGCGCGCGTTCGAGCACTGGCGCGAGCTGGACGAGCACATGCGCTGGTGCGACCGACAGGTCGGGCTGCACGTGCGTTCCAGCCCGGCAGCCAAGCGCGCGGCCAAGGTCATCGGAATCGGCGAACTCGGCGCGTCAGCGCTGACGGCCGGCGTGGGTGACTTCACCCAGTTCAAGAGTGGCCATCAGTTCGGCGCTTGGCTGGGCGTGGTGCCACGCCAGGCTTCCAGCGGCGGCACGATCCGCCTTGGGCGCATCACGAAGCGCGGCGACGACTACCTACGCACGCTCCTGATCCAGGGTGCCAAGGCCGCAGTCATGAGCGCCGACAAACGCGACGACCCGATCTCGCGATGGTTGGCTCAGCTGACGGTGCGCGTGGGCTGGCAAAAGGCCTGCGTGGCCATGGCCAACAAGAACGCGCGCATCCTGTGGGCGGTCATGACCCGCGAAGAAGGCTTCAATTCCGAGCACATCAGCATCAAGCCACACGCCAAGCAGCAGGAAGGGAAAGCGGTCGTAGACCCCGCATCGATCTGCGCCGCCGGCGTGGCCTGA
- a CDS encoding tyrosine-type recombinase/integrase, translated as MNSLTPSVSPLRQRMIDDMRMRKFNGKTQIHYIRAVRRLAAYLKRSPDTATAEDLRAFQLHMVETGTAPPTINSTLSGLKFFFDVTLGHAELLVKVQPVHQPRPLPVVLSCDEVARLIAAAPNPKYQAALSVAYGAGLRASEVCALKVTDIDSERMTLRVEQGKGRKDRYALLSPVLLERLRAWWRVGHAQGKILPNGWLFPGLNPLDSLSTRQLNRAIHLAADAAQIDKRVSMHTLRHSFATHLLEQKVDIRVIQVLLGHKRLETTALYTHVATEVLRAVISPLETLPSS; from the coding sequence ATGAACTCATTGACGCCCTCCGTCTCCCCGTTGCGCCAGCGCATGATCGACGACATGCGGATGCGCAAGTTCAACGGCAAGACCCAGATCCACTACATCCGCGCCGTTCGCAGGCTCGCCGCCTATCTCAAGCGATCGCCGGACACCGCCACCGCCGAGGACCTTCGGGCCTTCCAGCTGCACATGGTCGAGACCGGCACGGCACCGCCGACCATCAACTCCACGCTCAGTGGCCTGAAGTTCTTCTTCGATGTGACGCTGGGCCACGCCGAGCTGCTGGTCAAGGTGCAACCTGTGCACCAGCCACGCCCGCTGCCTGTGGTGCTGAGCTGCGACGAGGTCGCCCGTCTGATCGCAGCTGCACCGAACCCCAAGTACCAGGCGGCGCTGTCCGTGGCCTATGGGGCCGGGCTGCGCGCCAGCGAAGTCTGCGCGTTGAAGGTCACCGATATCGACAGTGAGCGCATGACGCTGCGTGTGGAGCAAGGCAAAGGCCGCAAGGACCGCTATGCCTTGCTCTCGCCCGTGCTGCTCGAGCGGCTGCGGGCATGGTGGCGGGTGGGTCACGCGCAAGGCAAGATCCTGCCCAATGGCTGGCTGTTTCCGGGGCTCAACCCCTTGGACTCGCTGTCCACCCGGCAGCTCAACCGCGCGATTCACCTGGCCGCCGACGCCGCCCAGATCGACAAGCGCGTGTCGATGCACACGCTGCGCCACAGCTTTGCAACGCACCTGCTGGAGCAGAAGGTCGATATCCGCGTGATCCAGGTGCTGCTGGGCCACAAGCGACTGGAGACCACCGCGCTGTACACGCACGTGGCCACCGAAGTGCTGCGCGCGGTGATCAGCCCACTGGAGACGCTGCCTTCGTCGTAA
- a CDS encoding IS91 family transposase → MGRAALEVADIFRIHGPAWRQAQRGHLSLAQLKVMSAIEQCRSAALGGHVLRCEGCGTDQIAYNSCRNRHCPKCQASAARRWLQARNADLLPVEYFHVVFTLPAPIAEIAYCNKAVVYGLLFDIAAETLLTIGGDPKHLGARLGVTLVLHTWGSALTHHPHVHGIVPGGGLASDGEHWIACRRGFFLPVRVLSRLFRRRFLEALQQAHRDARLQFFGEHATLADAAAFARWLAPLRQCEWVVYAKRPFAGPQAVLAYLSRYTHRVAISNSRLVALDERGVTFRWKDYRDKGRVQGKTRHKTMTLDTGEFMRRFLLHVLPGGFHRIRHYGLLANCNRAACLALARPLLQVPLQDPQVPPPCDDPQDTVRPTFVCPHCGHAMTIVLTFTRGETIRAPPLQAPP, encoded by the coding sequence GTGGGGCGCGCAGCCCTGGAAGTCGCCGACATCTTCCGCATTCATGGACCCGCCTGGCGTCAGGCTCAGCGTGGCCACCTGAGCCTGGCCCAACTCAAGGTCATGTCGGCCATCGAGCAGTGCCGCAGCGCGGCATTGGGTGGGCATGTCTTGCGCTGCGAGGGGTGTGGCACCGACCAGATCGCCTACAACTCCTGCCGCAACCGGCACTGCCCCAAGTGCCAGGCCAGCGCGGCCCGGCGTTGGCTGCAGGCGCGCAACGCCGACCTGTTGCCGGTGGAGTACTTCCACGTGGTCTTCACGTTGCCAGCACCCATCGCCGAGATCGCGTACTGCAACAAGGCGGTGGTCTATGGCTTGCTGTTCGACATCGCCGCTGAGACTCTTTTGACCATCGGAGGTGATCCGAAGCACCTGGGCGCTCGACTGGGTGTGACGCTGGTGCTGCACACCTGGGGCTCGGCGCTCACACACCACCCGCACGTGCACGGCATCGTCCCCGGTGGCGGCTTGGCGAGCGACGGCGAACACTGGATCGCCTGCCGGCGCGGGTTCTTCCTGCCGGTGCGCGTGCTCTCCCGGTTGTTCCGCCGGCGTTTCCTCGAAGCGCTGCAACAGGCACACCGGGATGCCCGGCTGCAGTTCTTTGGTGAACACGCAACGCTGGCGGACGCTGCCGCGTTCGCCCGCTGGCTGGCACCGCTGCGCCAATGCGAGTGGGTGGTCTACGCCAAGCGCCCGTTCGCCGGACCCCAGGCGGTGCTGGCGTACCTGTCGCGCTACACGCACCGGGTGGCCATCTCCAACAGCCGACTCGTGGCACTTGATGAGCGCGGCGTGACCTTCCGGTGGAAGGACTACCGTGACAAGGGCCGAGTCCAAGGCAAGACACGCCACAAGACGATGACGCTCGATACCGGCGAGTTCATGCGCCGCTTTCTGTTGCACGTGCTGCCTGGTGGCTTCCACCGCATCCGCCACTACGGGCTGCTGGCCAACTGCAACCGAGCAGCCTGCCTGGCCCTCGCACGCCCGCTGCTGCAAGTGCCTCTGCAGGATCCACAGGTTCCGCCACCCTGCGACGATCCGCAGGACACCGTGCGCCCCACCTTCGTCTGCCCGCACTGCGGCCACGCGATGACCATCGTGCTGACCTTCACGCGCGGCGAGACGATCCGTGCGCCACCTCTTCAGGCGCCGCCATGA
- a CDS encoding S49 family peptidase, which translates to MSTTDIQPPDSETLTRTGAHNHQEKDSTAVLHNILGLLVDDSRRREKSLRRDVWFRRVSIGLLVGASLVGYYSFFKGLVGPGAGKTDGPTMAVVDVRGAIMPDSALASGEVVGAAITKAAKDPNVKRIVLYVESPGGAPVEAERIMQAVDNARATYKKPITAVIGNLGASAGYMVALSADEIVSGRYSLVGSIGAVIQSWQLTGLLDKLDVRAKSFASGELKTLLNPYEPPSAKAAAKAQELVDTLGGQFAQLVKDRRGDKLKRDIGTYTSGEVWNGEQALALGLVDATGTLESVAAAHPDLKVVDFSPRERKGLVGQLTGAVSSGIAQGLSGVVQNHSALSVQ; encoded by the coding sequence ATGAGCACCACCGACATCCAACCACCAGACAGCGAAACGCTCACCCGCACCGGCGCCCACAACCATCAGGAGAAGGACTCCACCGCTGTGTTGCACAACATCCTTGGCCTACTGGTCGACGACAGCCGCCGCCGCGAAAAGTCCTTGCGCCGCGACGTGTGGTTTCGTCGCGTGTCCATTGGTCTCCTGGTGGGCGCAAGCTTGGTGGGCTACTACAGCTTCTTCAAGGGTCTGGTGGGTCCAGGTGCTGGCAAGACCGACGGCCCCACCATGGCTGTTGTCGACGTGCGCGGCGCGATCATGCCGGACAGCGCGCTCGCATCTGGCGAGGTTGTTGGAGCGGCCATTACCAAGGCGGCCAAGGATCCCAACGTGAAGCGCATCGTGCTGTATGTTGAGTCGCCGGGCGGTGCGCCGGTCGAGGCCGAGCGCATCATGCAGGCGGTGGACAACGCCCGCGCCACCTACAAGAAGCCCATCACGGCCGTGATCGGCAACCTCGGTGCCTCAGCTGGCTACATGGTCGCGCTGTCGGCCGATGAGATCGTGAGCGGGCGCTACTCGTTGGTGGGCTCCATCGGTGCGGTCATCCAGTCCTGGCAGTTGACTGGTCTGCTGGACAAGCTGGACGTGCGCGCCAAGAGCTTTGCATCTGGCGAGCTCAAGACCCTGCTGAACCCCTACGAGCCCCCCAGCGCCAAAGCTGCTGCCAAAGCGCAAGAACTGGTCGACACGCTGGGCGGTCAGTTCGCGCAACTGGTCAAGGACCGCCGCGGCGACAAACTCAAGCGTGACATCGGCACCTACACCAGCGGAGAGGTCTGGAACGGGGAGCAGGCGCTGGCACTGGGGCTGGTCGACGCCACCGGCACGCTGGAGAGCGTTGCTGCCGCTCACCCCGATCTGAAGGTGGTGGACTTCAGCCCCCGCGAGCGCAAGGGCCTGGTGGGGCAGCTGACTGGTGCTGTGTCCTCGGGCATCGCACAAGGCCTCTCCGGCGTGGTGCAGAACCACTCTGCCCTCAGCGTTCAATAG